One genomic segment of Candidatus Eisenbacteria bacterium includes these proteins:
- a CDS encoding vanillate O-demethylase oxidoreductase VanB has protein sequence MMSTTTTDRIEKQILLRASRARVWRALTDSKEFGAWFQSAFTEPFRPGATVKGRITYPGYEHLVVEFVIEKMEPERLFSYRWHPHAIDPATDYSKEPMTLIEFTLEDAEGGTLLRVVETGFDKIPIARRAEALKGNEAGWAEQMKAIQRYLDRNP, from the coding sequence ATGATGTCCACGACAACGACGGATCGAATCGAGAAGCAGATCCTCCTACGCGCGTCGCGCGCCCGCGTGTGGCGCGCCCTTACCGACTCGAAGGAGTTCGGCGCCTGGTTCCAGTCGGCGTTCACGGAACCGTTTCGGCCGGGTGCAACGGTCAAAGGCCGGATCACCTATCCCGGCTACGAGCACCTTGTGGTCGAGTTCGTCATCGAGAAGATGGAACCGGAGCGTCTTTTCTCCTATCGGTGGCACCCGCACGCCATTGACCCGGCGACCGACTACTCGAAGGAGCCCATGACTCTCATCGAGTTTACGCTCGAAGATGCGGAGGGCGGCACCCTGCTTCGGGTTGTGGAGACGGGCTTCGACAAGATCCCGATCGCGCGACGAGCGGAGGCTCTGAAGGGGAACGAGGCCGGCTGGGCCGAGCAGATGAAGGCGATCCAGCGCTATCTGGACCGAAACCCGTGA
- a CDS encoding DUF1259 domain-containing protein has product MKRALIPIILMGLLTLSTARRVMAATSASLDTTRIEELTGAKGAFNQKELVFKVSEPRTDLAITVAGVKLTPSMGLTSWAAFKKTGEQTVVMGDMVLLEDQVNPVMSAALDNGLDVTALHNHFLWDSPRVMFMHIGGMGDEAKLAEGVGKVFAKIKETSGGKGEIPSADINPATTTLDPRKIEAILGVKGGLSDGVYKVTIGRTTGMHGASVGNTMGVNTWAAFAGSDDRSVVDGDFVMLEPELQPVLKALRGHGIDIVAIHQHMAGEQPRMLFLHYWGLGATEDLARGLRAALDRTASM; this is encoded by the coding sequence ATGAAGCGTGCCCTGATTCCGATCATTCTGATGGGTCTCTTGACGCTCTCGACTGCGCGGAGGGTCATGGCTGCGACGAGCGCATCGCTCGACACGACACGCATCGAAGAGCTCACCGGTGCGAAGGGCGCGTTCAACCAGAAGGAGCTTGTGTTCAAGGTCTCGGAGCCGCGGACCGATTTGGCGATCACGGTCGCCGGCGTCAAACTCACGCCGTCGATGGGACTGACTTCGTGGGCGGCCTTCAAGAAGACGGGGGAGCAGACGGTTGTCATGGGAGACATGGTCCTCCTGGAGGACCAGGTGAACCCGGTCATGAGCGCGGCCCTCGACAATGGGCTTGACGTCACCGCGTTGCACAACCACTTCCTTTGGGACAGCCCAAGGGTGATGTTCATGCACATCGGTGGGATGGGCGACGAGGCCAAGCTCGCCGAGGGGGTCGGAAAGGTCTTCGCCAAGATCAAAGAAACAAGCGGCGGCAAAGGAGAGATCCCCAGCGCCGACATCAACCCAGCGACGACCACGCTCGATCCGAGGAAGATCGAAGCCATCCTCGGCGTGAAGGGCGGACTGAGCGACGGTGTGTACAAGGTCACCATTGGGCGCACAACCGGGATGCATGGCGCGTCGGTGGGCAACACCATGGGCGTGAACACATGGGCAGCGTTCGCAGGGTCCGACGACCGATCGGTGGTCGACGGCGATTTCGTGATGCTCGAGCCCGAGCTCCAGCCGGTGCTCAAGGCACTGCGCGGTCACGGCATCGACATCGTCGCTATCCACCAGCACATGGCCGGGGAGCAACCGCGGATGCTATTCCTGCACTACTGGGGCCTGGGAGCGACGGAGGATCTTGCCCGGGGGCTGCGTGCTGCTCTCGATCGCACGGCCTCGATGA